One genomic segment of Ancylobacter sp. IITR112 includes these proteins:
- a CDS encoding glycerate kinase, translating to MTEASAREFLDRLFSAAVAAAHPSTCLPPALPPPPAQGRLILLAAGKAAGAMLEVAERHYLDERGVDPARLVGIGVARHGYGRPTRQLEMVEAGHPVPDAAGLAGAQKAIDLAASATADDLVLVLLSGGASANWIAPAFGVELDDKRALTRALLRSGANITEINTVRKHLSRIKGGRLAALAQPARVVTLSVSDVPGDDPAVIGSGPTVPDPTTLAEARDVLARYRIDPPPSIAVALRDPANESPKPGDPAFAGSDYILISRPADSFVAAEKLAREAGIEPVLLGDNLEGEAREVADAQAAKAKELKAAGRKAVLLSGGELTVTMRGQGRGGPNQEYALALAVALDGAEGIYAVAGDTDGTDGGGGDASDPAGAYVMPDTLARAKALGLDPAAFLANNDSTSFFEPLGDLLTPGPTCTNVNDFRAVLIDD from the coding sequence ATGACTGAGGCTTCTGCGCGTGAATTTCTCGATCGCCTGTTCTCCGCCGCGGTTGCGGCCGCGCATCCCTCGACCTGTCTGCCGCCAGCCCTGCCGCCGCCGCCCGCCCAGGGCCGACTGATCCTGCTCGCCGCCGGCAAGGCCGCCGGAGCCATGCTGGAAGTTGCCGAGCGGCATTATCTCGACGAGAGGGGGGTCGACCCTGCGCGGCTCGTCGGCATCGGCGTCGCCCGTCATGGCTATGGCCGCCCGACCCGCCAGTTGGAGATGGTCGAGGCCGGCCATCCCGTGCCGGATGCGGCGGGCCTCGCCGGGGCGCAGAAGGCGATCGACCTCGCCGCCTCCGCCACTGCGGACGATCTGGTGCTGGTGCTGCTTTCCGGCGGGGCCTCGGCGAACTGGATTGCCCCCGCCTTCGGCGTCGAACTGGACGACAAGCGGGCGCTGACCCGCGCGCTGCTGCGCTCGGGCGCCAACATCACCGAGATCAACACGGTGCGCAAGCACCTCTCGCGCATCAAGGGCGGGCGGCTGGCGGCGCTGGCCCAGCCGGCGCGGGTGGTGACGCTCTCCGTCTCCGACGTGCCGGGCGATGACCCGGCGGTGATCGGCTCCGGCCCCACCGTGCCGGACCCGACCACGCTGGCGGAGGCGCGCGATGTGCTCGCCCGCTACCGCATCGACCCGCCGCCCTCCATCGCGGTGGCGCTGCGCGATCCCGCCAATGAATCGCCCAAGCCCGGCGATCCGGCCTTTGCCGGCTCCGACTACATCCTGATTTCGCGGCCTGCCGATTCCTTCGTCGCGGCCGAGAAGCTCGCCCGCGAAGCCGGCATCGAGCCGGTGCTGCTCGGCGACAATCTCGAAGGCGAGGCGCGCGAGGTGGCGGACGCCCAGGCCGCCAAGGCCAAGGAGCTGAAGGCCGCCGGCCGCAAGGCAGTGCTGCTCTCCGGCGGCGAGCTCACCGTCACCATGCGCGGCCAGGGCCGGGGCGGGCCGAACCAGGAATATGCGCTGGCGCTGGCGGTGGCGCTGGACGGCGCCGAGGGCATCTATGCGGTCGCCGGTGACACGGACGGCACCGATGGCGGCGGTGGCGATGCCTCCGACCCTGCCGGCGCCTATGTGATGCCGGACACGCTGGCGCGGGCGAAGGCGCTGGGTCTCGATCCTGCCGCCTTTCTCGCCAATAACGATTCCACCAGCTTTTTCGAGCCCCTCGGGGATCTGCTCACGCCGGGACCGACCTGCACCAACGTCAATGATTTCCGAGCCGTTCTCATCGACGACTGA
- a CDS encoding N-formylglutamate amidohydrolase yields the protein MRRLSTDDPAATASAGDAPTPFPAFERVPGTREAGLILLCDHASNALPPAYGSLGLPKAELERHIGYDIGAAGVTRMLAHRLGCPAVLSRFSRLLIDPNRGEDDPTLVMRLSDGAVIPGNRHADAAEIERRLALYHRPYHDAITAEIEAALAAGIVPVLLSIHSFTPVWRGVARPWHAAVLWDSDPRFTRDLIEALQAPGDLIVGDNEPYDGALRGDCLFRHATLRGLANTLLEIRQDLIAEVGGQRAWADRLAGLLPALLTRPELHEARSYGSRTGPVPPI from the coding sequence ATGCGCCGCCTCTCCACGGACGACCCCGCCGCGACCGCCAGTGCCGGCGACGCCCCCACCCCGTTCCCCGCTTTCGAGCGCGTGCCGGGCACGCGGGAGGCCGGGCTGATCCTCCTGTGCGACCATGCGTCCAATGCGCTGCCGCCCGCCTATGGCTCGCTGGGCCTGCCCAAGGCGGAACTGGAGCGGCATATCGGCTACGATATCGGCGCTGCCGGGGTCACGCGCATGCTGGCGCATCGTCTGGGGTGCCCCGCGGTGCTTTCGCGCTTCTCCCGCCTGCTCATCGACCCTAATCGCGGCGAGGACGACCCCACGCTGGTGATGCGGCTGTCCGATGGCGCGGTGATTCCCGGCAACCGTCACGCCGACGCGGCGGAGATCGAGCGGCGGCTGGCGCTCTATCACCGCCCCTATCACGACGCCATCACCGCCGAGATCGAGGCCGCGCTGGCGGCGGGCATCGTGCCGGTGCTGCTGTCGATTCACAGCTTCACCCCGGTCTGGCGCGGCGTGGCCCGGCCCTGGCACGCCGCCGTGCTGTGGGACAGCGACCCGCGCTTCACCCGCGACCTCATCGAGGCGCTGCAGGCCCCCGGCGACCTCATCGTCGGCGATAACGAGCCCTATGACGGCGCACTGCGCGGGGACTGCCTCTTCCGCCACGCCACCCTGCGCGGGCTGGCCAACACGCTGCTGGAAATCCGCCAGGATCTCATCGCCGAGGTGGGCGGTCAGCGGGCCTGGGCCGACCGGCTCGCCGGGCTGCTGCCGGCACTCCTGACCCGGCCGGAACTGCACGAAGCGCGCAGCTATGGCTCGCGCACCGGCCCCGTGCCCCCCATCTGA
- a CDS encoding DUF1244 domain-containing protein, protein MTDLDDTTRTELEAAAFRRLVAHLQARTDVQNIALMNLAGFCRNCLSNWLLDAATQRGVPMTKEASREAVYGMPYEEWKARHQSEATPEQKAAFPGPGPH, encoded by the coding sequence ATGACCGATCTCGATGACACCACCCGCACCGAACTCGAAGCCGCGGCGTTTCGCCGTCTCGTCGCCCATCTGCAGGCGCGCACCGACGTGCAGAACATTGCGCTGATGAACCTGGCCGGTTTCTGCCGCAACTGCCTCTCCAACTGGCTGCTGGACGCGGCGACGCAGCGGGGCGTGCCGATGACCAAGGAGGCGAGCCGCGAGGCGGTCTACGGCATGCCCTATGAGGAGTGGAAGGCGCGCCACCAGAGCGAGGCGACGCCGGAGCAGAAGGCGGCTTTCCCCGGACCGGGCCCGCACTGA
- a CDS encoding DUF2312 domain-containing protein, with protein MSDIPNDQPLSDAAAGFAKEQLKSFIERIERLEEEKKTIADDIKDVFAEAKGTGFDTKALREILKIRKQDADQRAEHEAIVDLYMQALGMLGES; from the coding sequence ATGTCCGATATTCCCAACGACCAGCCGCTATCCGATGCCGCCGCCGGCTTCGCCAAGGAACAGCTCAAATCCTTCATCGAACGCATCGAGCGACTTGAGGAAGAAAAGAAGACCATTGCCGACGACATCAAGGATGTCTTCGCCGAAGCCAAGGGAACCGGCTTCGACACCAAGGCGCTGCGCGAGATCCTGAAGATCCGCAAGCAGGATGCCGACCAGCGCGCCGAGCACGAGGCGATCGTCGACCTCTACATGCAGGCGCTGGGCATGCTCGGTGAAAGCTGA
- a CDS encoding DUF882 domain-containing protein, producing the protein MSIGFTPLRIIAALRSSKLAKAALLAAVATLCGADLLQDAVANGDTRTLSFHHVHSGESATITFKRNGRYDPAALKQLNVLMQDWRRKESTNMDPRLFDIVWEVYREVGATQPIQVIGGYRSPATNAMLRSRSRGVAQTSLHMQGRAMDFYIPGVPLAKIREAGLRLQRGGVGFYPTSGSPFVHLDTGGIRHWPRMSRPELARVFPDGRTVHVPADGKPMPGYQQALAAVEARGNEPGGAGAAFAGLSGGNDPKRAGAPAKNIFASLFGKDGDDEEEAAPAAVADTGPAEAAPAPAPSAPAPVAVAAAIPTPTPRPALPETAPAIPATPFEVASLGPVPLPQPNPLPRGAVAAVSPAPRPAVAPAPAQTELAALAAAIPMPGTPEAANSRQIASAVTGTPLNATRPSEVGGLPEVIVRGTQGEGPALAYADAAGSVFVAPRMQPGRAPEPAAPLARSVPSGGGAAHTAPATAGRKPQAHSQAMVAEIRRLFSGPSVSGEVAMHLPELRRFAAFVVPPRRIVAAQFSRDGAHGLPTKQFSGEAIVAVPVVAMMSGPSSLKKPL; encoded by the coding sequence TTGAGTATCGGGTTCACGCCGTTGCGCATCATCGCCGCCCTCCGCTCGTCCAAGCTGGCCAAGGCCGCTCTCCTCGCGGCCGTCGCCACGCTGTGCGGCGCCGATCTGCTGCAGGATGCGGTGGCCAATGGCGACACGCGCACGCTCAGCTTTCACCATGTCCATTCCGGCGAAAGCGCCACCATCACTTTCAAGCGCAATGGCCGCTACGACCCGGCGGCGCTGAAGCAGCTCAACGTGCTGATGCAGGACTGGCGGCGCAAGGAGTCCACCAATATGGACCCGCGCCTGTTCGACATCGTCTGGGAGGTCTATCGCGAGGTCGGCGCCACTCAGCCGATCCAGGTGATCGGCGGCTACCGCTCCCCGGCGACCAACGCCATGCTGCGCTCGCGCTCGCGCGGCGTCGCCCAGACCAGCCTGCACATGCAGGGGCGGGCGATGGATTTCTACATTCCCGGCGTGCCGCTGGCGAAGATCCGCGAGGCCGGCCTGCGGCTGCAGCGTGGCGGCGTCGGCTTCTACCCGACCTCCGGCTCGCCCTTCGTGCATCTCGACACCGGCGGCATCCGCCACTGGCCGCGCATGAGCCGGCCGGAACTCGCCCGCGTCTTCCCCGATGGCCGCACCGTGCATGTGCCGGCCGACGGCAAGCCGATGCCGGGCTACCAGCAGGCGCTGGCGGCGGTGGAAGCGCGCGGCAATGAGCCGGGCGGCGCCGGGGCCGCCTTTGCCGGGCTTTCCGGCGGCAATGATCCCAAGCGCGCGGGCGCGCCGGCCAAGAACATTTTCGCCAGCCTGTTCGGCAAGGACGGCGACGACGAGGAAGAGGCCGCGCCGGCCGCCGTGGCCGATACCGGACCGGCCGAAGCGGCTCCCGCTCCTGCCCCGTCCGCGCCGGCCCCGGTCGCGGTCGCCGCCGCGATCCCCACGCCGACGCCGCGCCCGGCGCTGCCGGAGACCGCGCCCGCCATTCCCGCTACGCCGTTCGAGGTTGCCTCGCTCGGTCCGGTGCCTCTGCCCCAGCCCAATCCGCTGCCGCGCGGCGCCGTCGCCGCCGTCTCGCCCGCGCCGCGTCCGGCTGTGGCGCCCGCGCCCGCACAGACCGAACTCGCCGCGCTCGCCGCCGCCATTCCGATGCCGGGCACGCCGGAAGCCGCCAATAGCCGGCAGATCGCCAGCGCCGTCACCGGCACCCCGCTGAACGCCACGCGCCCGAGCGAGGTGGGCGGGTTGCCGGAGGTGATCGTGCGCGGCACCCAGGGCGAGGGCCCGGCGCTCGCTTATGCCGATGCCGCTGGCAGCGTGTTCGTCGCGCCGCGCATGCAGCCGGGCCGTGCGCCGGAACCGGCCGCGCCGCTCGCCCGTAGCGTGCCGTCCGGCGGGGGGGCAGCCCATACGGCGCCGGCCACGGCCGGGCGCAAGCCGCAGGCGCATTCGCAGGCCATGGTGGCGGAAATCCGCCGGCTGTTCAGCGGACCCAGCGTTTCCGGCGAGGTCGCCATGCACCTGCCGGAACTGCGTCGCTTCGCCGCCTTCGTCGTGCCGCCGCGGCGCATCGTCGCCGCGCAGTTCAGCCGCGACGGCGCCCACGGCCTGCCGACGAAGCAGTTCTCCGGCGAGGCCATCGTCGCCGTGCCGGTCGTGGCCATGATGAGCGGCCCGTCATCGCTTAAGAAGCCGCTCTGA
- a CDS encoding L,D-transpeptidase family protein, which produces MSGRGAIDTVENKGATARGTAARRVLAASAGLLLATVSGAGLSVQAQQASDSVISLGRAGQGTGEAPAVATTSAATPAGIQAATSLVSPGEPAAALEAIAIEAPPFDAVDPARPSPARSAALAAPGPALPLPDAADSRPAEALPATPRVGDGAPGLGEGTSVPPVPSLAAPSVPAEAAPSLVSAELAGLIGSQLPGFSTRAADREALAAFYTARNFQPVFTAEGGLSPLGQAALDTFAAAASEGLEPADYAMPPLPVTADAAARAEAELRLAATALLYARHVQSGRFDPKKLSKDVDPNPTVPEPADVLARLAGAPDAAAARAVLAGFAPQYPQYALLKQKLATLMAREQSVSHAPIPPGPSLRPGESDPRVPLLRARLGVGGHAAGETYDAALEQAVEDFQRQAGLAVDGIVGRGTVAALNDLGGDPVPDIIANMERWRWLPHEVAPAYVIVNIPEFMVRIIVDGSPVHETRVVVGKPETPTPILDETMQYVVFNPSWHVPPSIMRNEMLPKLQADPYALQRQGIDVVRNGRVIDPGMVDWRRGTQGYSFRQEPGERNALGRMKFMFPNKHSVYLHDTPSRALFARDRRAFSHGCVRVHEPMDFAEALFALGLPKEGWTQPRLSRLLGGSEKSLPLKNKFPVHLVYFTSFVDAEGQLVAREDLYGINAATKARLGLDGTRQFAERGTPALRR; this is translated from the coding sequence ATGTCCGGTCGCGGCGCTATTGATACGGTCGAAAACAAGGGCGCCACGGCACGCGGTACAGCCGCGCGGCGCGTTTTGGCGGCCTCGGCCGGCCTGTTGCTGGCGACAGTGAGCGGCGCCGGGCTGAGCGTGCAGGCGCAGCAGGCCAGCGACAGTGTCATCTCGCTCGGCCGCGCCGGGCAGGGGACCGGCGAAGCACCGGCGGTCGCCACCACCTCCGCCGCGACACCCGCCGGCATTCAGGCGGCGACAAGTCTCGTGAGCCCGGGCGAGCCGGCGGCGGCGCTGGAGGCTATCGCAATTGAGGCGCCGCCTTTCGATGCGGTCGATCCGGCACGGCCCAGCCCTGCTCGCAGCGCCGCTCTGGCCGCGCCGGGCCCCGCCCTGCCGCTGCCCGACGCAGCCGATTCCCGCCCGGCGGAGGCTCTGCCGGCGACGCCGCGCGTGGGTGATGGCGCCCCGGGCCTTGGCGAGGGAACGTCAGTGCCCCCAGTGCCAAGTCTCGCCGCGCCTTCCGTTCCGGCCGAGGCGGCGCCGTCTCTGGTCTCCGCGGAATTGGCGGGGCTGATCGGCAGCCAATTGCCGGGCTTTTCCACCCGGGCAGCGGACCGCGAAGCGCTTGCCGCCTTCTATACGGCGCGGAACTTCCAGCCGGTCTTCACGGCGGAGGGCGGCCTCTCCCCGCTTGGCCAGGCGGCGCTCGACACGTTCGCCGCCGCTGCGTCGGAAGGGCTGGAACCCGCCGATTACGCGATGCCGCCTTTGCCCGTGACTGCCGATGCGGCGGCCCGTGCCGAGGCGGAGCTGCGGCTCGCCGCCACCGCGCTGCTCTATGCCCGGCATGTGCAGAGCGGCCGGTTCGACCCGAAGAAGCTTTCCAAGGATGTCGATCCCAATCCGACCGTGCCCGAGCCGGCCGATGTGCTGGCGCGCCTCGCCGGTGCGCCGGATGCGGCGGCGGCGCGCGCCGTGCTGGCGGGCTTCGCTCCGCAATATCCGCAATATGCCCTGCTGAAGCAGAAGCTGGCGACGCTGATGGCGCGCGAACAGTCCGTCTCGCACGCGCCGATCCCGCCGGGCCCGTCGCTGCGGCCGGGCGAGAGCGATCCGCGCGTGCCGCTGCTGCGCGCGCGGCTCGGCGTCGGTGGGCACGCGGCGGGCGAGACTTATGATGCGGCGCTGGAGCAGGCGGTGGAGGACTTCCAGCGTCAGGCCGGGCTCGCCGTGGACGGCATTGTCGGGCGCGGCACGGTGGCGGCGCTGAACGACCTGGGCGGCGATCCGGTGCCGGACATCATCGCCAATATGGAGCGCTGGCGCTGGCTGCCGCATGAGGTGGCGCCCGCCTATGTGATCGTCAATATTCCCGAATTCATGGTCCGCATCATCGTGGATGGCAGCCCGGTGCACGAGACGCGGGTGGTGGTCGGCAAGCCGGAAACGCCGACGCCGATCCTCGACGAGACGATGCAGTATGTCGTGTTCAATCCCTCCTGGCACGTGCCGCCCAGCATCATGCGCAATGAGATGCTGCCCAAGCTGCAGGCCGACCCCTATGCGCTGCAGCGGCAGGGCATCGACGTGGTGCGCAATGGGCGGGTGATCGACCCCGGCATGGTCGACTGGCGCCGGGGCACGCAGGGCTATTCGTTCCGGCAGGAGCCGGGCGAACGCAACGCGCTGGGGCGCATGAAGTTCATGTTTCCCAACAAGCATTCGGTCTATCTGCACGACACGCCGAGCCGGGCGCTGTTCGCCCGCGACCGCCGCGCCTTCAGCCATGGCTGCGTGCGGGTGCATGAGCCGATGGACTTCGCCGAGGCGCTGTTCGCCCTCGGCCTGCCGAAGGAGGGCTGGACGCAGCCGCGCCTGTCGCGCCTGCTCGGCGGCTCGGAGAAATCACTGCCGCTGAAGAACAAATTCCCCGTCCACCTCGTCTATTTCACCAGCTTTGTCGATGCGGAGGGGCAATTGGTGGCGCGCGAGGACCTCTACGGCATCAATGCCGCCACCAAGGCGCGGCTGGGCCTCGACGGGACGCGCCAATTCGCTGAGCGCGGCACGCCCGCCCTGCGGCGCTGA
- the purE gene encoding 5-(carboxyamino)imidazole ribonucleotide mutase, with protein MSDLTAGTAADHRPVAIIMGSQSDWETMRHAAETLDALGVGHDCRIVSAHRTPDRMFTFAKAAKAAGTKVIIAGAGGAAHLPGMVASLTTLPVFGVPVESKALSGVDSLYSIVQMPAGIPVGTLAIGKAGATNAALLAAAVLALTDEALATRLAQWRAARTAAVTERPE; from the coding sequence ATGAGCGACCTGACGGCCGGAACGGCCGCCGACCATCGACCCGTCGCCATCATCATGGGCAGCCAGTCGGACTGGGAAACCATGCGCCATGCCGCCGAGACGCTGGACGCGCTCGGTGTCGGCCATGACTGCCGCATCGTCTCGGCCCATCGCACGCCGGACCGCATGTTCACCTTTGCCAAGGCCGCGAAGGCGGCCGGCACCAAGGTCATCATCGCCGGCGCCGGCGGTGCGGCGCATCTGCCGGGCATGGTCGCCTCGCTCACCACGCTGCCGGTGTTCGGCGTGCCGGTGGAATCGAAGGCGCTGTCGGGCGTCGACAGCCTCTATTCCATCGTGCAGATGCCGGCGGGCATTCCGGTCGGCACGCTCGCCATCGGCAAGGCCGGCGCCACCAATGCCGCTCTGCTCGCCGCCGCCGTGCTCGCCCTCACCGACGAGGCGCTGGCGACCCGGCTCGCGCAGTGGCGCGCCGCCCGCACCGCCGCCGTGACGGAGCGCCCGGAATGA
- a CDS encoding 5-(carboxyamino)imidazole ribonucleotide synthase, which produces MSAEPKILSPGDTIGILGGGQLARMIALAAAPLGLKAHIYAPEEGSPAFDVAGTHTRAAYDDFAALERFAKAVDVVTYEFENVPVYTAEFLSRHVPVHPGARALGITQDRLEEKTFVSRLGIETAPFAAVQDEAELEAALAEIGRPAVLKTRRFGYDGKGQVIIREGDDATAAFKAVGRHPSILEGFVPFEREVSVVAARTEDGRFKAYEVTENEHRHHILFRSTVPANVTPAVDAVAREIARRIGEALGYVGVFAVEMFLVVVDGAQGVIVNEIAPRVHNSGHWTLNGALTSQFEQHVRAIAGWPLGAVERLGHVEMTNLIGDEADDWRALLDEPGAHLHLYGKAEARPGRKMGHVTRIFEEE; this is translated from the coding sequence ATGAGCGCGGAACCGAAGATTCTCTCGCCCGGCGACACGATCGGCATTCTCGGCGGCGGGCAATTGGCCCGCATGATCGCGCTGGCCGCCGCCCCGCTGGGGCTGAAGGCGCATATTTATGCCCCCGAGGAAGGCAGCCCGGCCTTCGATGTCGCGGGCACTCACACCCGCGCCGCCTATGACGATTTCGCCGCGCTGGAGCGCTTCGCCAAGGCGGTCGATGTCGTCACCTATGAATTCGAGAACGTGCCGGTCTACACCGCCGAATTTCTCTCCCGCCATGTGCCGGTGCATCCCGGCGCGCGGGCGCTCGGCATCACCCAGGACCGGCTGGAGGAAAAGACCTTCGTCTCCCGCCTCGGCATCGAGACGGCGCCCTTCGCCGCCGTGCAGGACGAGGCGGAGCTGGAAGCGGCTCTGGCCGAGATCGGCCGCCCGGCGGTGCTGAAGACCCGCCGCTTCGGCTATGACGGCAAGGGGCAGGTGATCATCCGCGAAGGCGACGATGCCACCGCGGCGTTCAAGGCGGTCGGCCGGCATCCCTCCATCCTCGAAGGCTTCGTGCCGTTCGAGCGTGAGGTCTCGGTGGTCGCCGCCCGCACCGAGGATGGCCGCTTCAAGGCCTATGAGGTGACGGAGAACGAGCACCGCCATCACATCCTGTTCCGCTCGACGGTTCCGGCCAACGTCACCCCGGCGGTGGACGCGGTGGCGCGCGAGATTGCCCGGCGCATCGGCGAGGCGCTCGGCTATGTCGGCGTGTTCGCGGTGGAGATGTTCCTCGTGGTGGTGGACGGGGCGCAGGGCGTCATCGTCAACGAAATCGCCCCGCGCGTGCACAATTCCGGCCACTGGACGCTGAATGGGGCGCTCACCAGCCAGTTCGAGCAGCATGTGCGTGCCATTGCCGGCTGGCCGCTCGGCGCGGTGGAGCGGCTGGGCCATGTCGAGATGACCAATCTCATCGGCGACGAGGCGGACGACTGGCGGGCGCTGCTGGACGAGCCGGGCGCGCATCTGCACCTCTACGGCAAGGCGGAAGCCCGCCCCGGCCGCAAGATGGGCCATGTGACGCGCATCTTCGAGGAGGAATAG
- a CDS encoding sulfite oxidase heme-binding subunit YedZ, with amino-acid sequence MAFLRETTGRFSPEKIGALAIVLLPFGLLLAQILSGGFATSEPTGLGGAGLGGAGLSGGGPGLGGPGLGGPGLGGPGLGGPGLGGALGGEAALGARPLIQVIHFVGDWAIRLLLLSLAVTPARRLFNWPKLLLTRRTLGLGAAALIGVHLAVYLVDVGSLATAASEIALRIYLTIGFIAVLAFAALSATSWDGAIRRLGAARWNRLHQLVYPATALALLHFFMQQKLDVTQPVLMTGLFVWLMGWRVLQAYGRGTGFLNLLALAAASGVLTALIEAGWYAVATGIDPVRVLQANLSFAYAISPSWWVAGAGLGVAVLSEIVLRLRPLPARRPARA; translated from the coding sequence ATGGCCTTCCTGCGCGAGACTACCGGCCGTTTCAGCCCCGAGAAGATCGGCGCGCTGGCGATTGTGCTGCTGCCCTTTGGCCTGCTGCTGGCACAGATCCTCAGCGGCGGCTTCGCCACGTCCGAGCCGACCGGACTAGGTGGCGCCGGATTGGGGGGCGCCGGTTTGAGCGGCGGCGGGCCAGGGCTTGGCGGGCCGGGGCTTGGCGGGCCGGGGCTTGGCGGGCCGGGGCTTGGCGGGCCGGGGCTTGGCGGCGCTCTGGGCGGCGAGGCGGCGCTGGGTGCGCGTCCGCTGATCCAGGTCATCCATTTTGTCGGCGACTGGGCGATCCGGCTGCTGCTGCTCTCGCTCGCCGTCACCCCGGCGCGGCGCCTGTTCAACTGGCCGAAACTGCTGCTGACGCGCCGCACCCTTGGCCTCGGCGCCGCCGCGCTCATCGGCGTGCATCTTGCCGTCTATCTCGTCGATGTCGGCAGCCTCGCCACGGCGGCGAGCGAGATCGCGCTGCGCATCTATCTCACCATCGGCTTCATCGCCGTGCTCGCCTTCGCCGCGCTGTCCGCCACCTCCTGGGACGGGGCGATCCGCCGGCTCGGCGCCGCGCGGTGGAACCGGCTGCACCAGTTGGTCTATCCAGCGACCGCCCTCGCTCTCCTGCATTTCTTCATGCAGCAGAAGCTCGACGTAACCCAGCCGGTGCTGATGACCGGCCTGTTCGTCTGGCTGATGGGCTGGCGGGTGCTTCAGGCCTATGGGCGCGGCACCGGCTTTCTCAACCTCCTGGCGCTCGCCGCCGCCTCGGGCGTGCTCACCGCGCTGATCGAAGCCGGCTGGTACGCGGTCGCCACCGGAATCGACCCCGTCCGGGTGCTGCAGGCGAACCTGTCCTTTGCCTATGCCATCAGCCCGAGTTGGTGGGTGGCCGGCGCCGGCCTCGGCGTCGCGGTGCTGAGCGAGATCGTGCTGCGGCTGCGGCCGCTGCCCGCCCGGCGCCCGGCGCGGGCGTGA
- the miaA gene encoding tRNA (adenosine(37)-N6)-dimethylallyltransferase MiaA has product MESGKSEAGVTAKAGRPRAVLIAGPTASGKSALALALAERVGGVVVNADSMQVYRDLRVLSARPTPEEEARVPHRLYGHVDAAAAYSVAHWLEEARAALGEAEREGRLPIVTGGTGLYFKALTQGLSPIPPIPDAVRAQVRGLDLDAPALHARLAAVDPETAARLRPSDTQRLMRALEVFEATGRPLARWQQAPAEPPVLDADSAVRLFLATDRTALRARIAERFHAMMAEGALEEARALLARGLPADRPLLKAHGMPWFARYFSGEITREMAIEGAILDTRHYAKRQDTWFRHQLGGWTALPGDAAAAWLAEAVL; this is encoded by the coding sequence ATGGAAAGCGGAAAGAGCGAGGCGGGCGTGACCGCGAAAGCCGGACGCCCGCGCGCCGTGCTTATTGCAGGACCGACCGCGAGCGGCAAGTCGGCGCTGGCGCTCGCTCTGGCGGAGCGGGTGGGCGGGGTCGTCGTCAACGCCGATTCCATGCAGGTCTATCGCGACCTCCGGGTTCTGTCGGCCCGGCCGACGCCGGAGGAGGAGGCGCGCGTGCCGCACCGCCTTTACGGCCATGTCGACGCGGCCGCCGCCTATTCCGTCGCGCACTGGCTGGAGGAGGCGCGGGCGGCGCTGGGCGAGGCCGAGCGGGAGGGGCGGCTGCCGATCGTTACCGGCGGCACCGGGCTTTACTTCAAGGCGCTGACGCAGGGGCTGTCGCCGATTCCGCCCATTCCCGACGCGGTCCGCGCCCAGGTGCGCGGGCTCGATCTCGACGCGCCGGCGCTGCACGCCCGGCTGGCGGCGGTAGACCCGGAGACGGCGGCGCGGCTGCGCCCGTCCGACACGCAGCGGCTGATGCGGGCGCTGGAAGTATTCGAGGCGACGGGCCGACCGCTGGCACGCTGGCAGCAGGCGCCGGCCGAGCCGCCGGTGCTGGACGCGGACAGCGCCGTGCGCCTGTTCCTCGCCACCGACCGGACAGCGCTGCGCGCGCGCATCGCCGAGCGGTTCCACGCCATGATGGCGGAGGGTGCACTTGAGGAGGCGCGGGCACTGCTGGCGCGCGGCCTGCCGGCGGACCGGCCGCTGCTGAAGGCGCACGGCATGCCGTGGTTCGCGCGCTATTTTTCCGGCGAGATTACGCGCGAGATGGCGATCGAGGGGGCCATTCTCGACACGCGGCACTATGCCAAGCGGCAGGACACCTGGTTCCGCCACCAGCTTGGCGGCTGGACAGCGCTGCCCGGGGACGCCGCCGCCGCCTGGCTGGCCGAGGCGGTGCTCTGA